The proteins below come from a single Xiphophorus couchianus chromosome 20, X_couchianus-1.0, whole genome shotgun sequence genomic window:
- the LOC114135722 gene encoding immunoglobulin-like and fibronectin type III domain-containing protein 1 isoform X5, with the protein MLKKTKVADETATGQAGIKKKSKVPGVMITQFMEELPEGKTTPDFTRKPIALTIQEGKFAYFKAIVVGDPTPTVTWSRANGEIIFHPDVCQQKYDPATNEHTLEFPKVAPEDTDTYKCYAANEYGRAVCTVILNVIEVGFSKTKELQKTQGEVSLDATEFRKKLKTRNPDGTREEKTMDANEKVWEILLSAEKKDYEQICVEYGITDFRGMLKKLTEMKKEHEEEIAQFISHIRTLKPVEVKDDDCATIELDMDLLDSGSKIFLYKDGVMVPFSKEDGEGIKHNLKQVGKKYVFTIKNLSKNDAGLYSVDVEGVNVFSTDFKVPEVDFAVKIQEVKAEEREDALFQCVLTAPMNEINWYGKSALLTNNEKHEIIVSEDKLIHKLIVRDCLPLDGGIYAAVAGIKSCNAWLVIEVEKDPAKKAKKAVRKTTIAGAGNDEELLRIAKEQQERYQKEMEEKAQLAKKAQEEKELAAAAARAKQKAEAEAKAAAKAAAKAAAKAKRAAAGKDGAVRKTKKKVAGAGEGSAANGASGATGGVVGIGAGSAAGGAAGAAGGGGAAGSLVGAAGVNGGAACGGAGGAAGGGAGGAAGVAGGVAGVNGGAAGGAAGVAGGAAGVGGRDGSGAAGGAGGIEGGDVEEGSEVESDEDSFEDSDEDIEGEGVGAKGREGEGEKGDVGGEGEKGEGGEKGAERKKRVRAGPLVPDTVIDPGVHFHAGLSDCKAIIGEAAELECKVSSEECVGIWYKDGAEIQSSESLTISKEGCFHRLKIHKVTEENAGKYKFEADGRKTEAEIAVEDPPRFDKEELEALKAPVTVKKGHKATYKLSYIGREPIKVQWYLEGEELSSEGNINIDTSDGTSRLLLMKLQRKDSGEIKIKLKNVFGTIEAVSQLNVLDKPTSPMGPLEIVEASSSVIDFKWRPPKDSGGCKIQNYILERQQVGRNTWKKVGPIGPEAKYRDSDVDHGRRYCYRIRVETEIGTSEMMETEDIQAGTKAYPAPPSAPKVASAFKDCINLTWSPPADTGGTSILGYNLEKRKKGSNLWGQVNPPNEIIKGKGFAVKDVVEGMEYEFRVSAINDSGAGEFSTPSEFVFARDPKKPPGKVLDLKVTDSTYTNLSLSWNKPKDIKGEEDEAKGYFVEIRPAENTEWDRCNSNAITMTTYTVKGMKSMAMYWVRVIATNDGGEGVPQELDNYILAMPPPVRPRFTDTKIKSFMIVRAGNSARFTINFEASPWPEVTWLKDGVPVSKKVTISNAEGTSQLLIPSAERSDTGIYTIIVKNIVGQETFSIEIRVTDEPKPPGPVDLDENVPGTVTISWSASPDEKRDDRLHYMVTKRDSVKRTWNTIADRIFNNKFTACNIMPGREYQFRVYAKNDMGSSKPSESAKWLIPAKKRKIHCEDARVQSL; encoded by the exons ATGTTGAAGAAGACAAAGGTGGCTGATGAAACTGCCACTGGGCAGGCAG GCATCAAGAAGAAATCAAAAGTGCCTGGTGTCATGATTACACAGTTTATGGAGGAACTTCCTGAAGGAAAAACAACTCCAGATTTCACACGAAAACCCATAGCCCTTACTATCCAAGAGG GCAAATTTGCATACTTTAAAGCCATTGTGGTGGGAGATCCAACACCTACTGTAACATGGAGCAGAGCAAATGGAGAAATCATTTTTCACCCTGATGTGTGTCAACAAAAATATGATCCGGCAACAAATGAACATACCCTCGAG TTCCCTAAGGTAGCTCCAGAAGATACTGACACCTACAAGTGTTATGCAGCCAATGAATATGGGAGGGCTGTTTGCACCGTTATTCTGAATGTTATTGAGG TGGGATTCTCTAAGACCAAGGAACTTCAAAAGACTCAAGGAGAAG TTTCCCTAGATGCAACGGagttcagaaaaaaactcaaaacacg TAATCCTGATGGAACACGTGAGGAAAAGACAATGGATGCCAACGAAAAGGTCTGGGAAATCCTGCTCAGTGCAGAAAAGAAAGATTACGAGCAAATCTGTGTAGAGTATGGCATCACAGATTTCCGTGGCATGTTGAAGAAACttactgaaatgaaaaaagagcATGAAGAGGAGATTGCACAG TTCATCTCACATATCAGGACGCTCAAACCTGTGGAGGTCAAAGATGATGACTGTGCAACAATTGAGTTGGATATGGACCTCTTAGATTCTGGCAGCAAAATATTTCTGTACAAG GATGGTGTCATGGTGCCATTCTCAAAGGAAGACGGAGAAGGAATAaagcataatttaaaacaagttgGCAAAAAATATGTGTTCACAATCAAAAATCTAAGTAAGAATGATGCGGGGCTCTACTCTGTGGATGTTGAGGGAGTCAATGTATTTTCCACAGATTTTAAAG TGCCTGAAGTTGACTTTGCCGTCAAAATTCAAGAGGTCAAGGCAGAAGAGCGAGAGGATGCTCTCTTTCAGTGTGTACTCACTGCACCAATGAATGAGATCAATTGGTATGGCAAGAGCGCTCTGCTGACAAATAATGAGAAGCATGAGATCATTGTATCTGAAGATAAACTCATCCATAAGTTGATTGTGCGAGACTGCCTGCCTCTGGATGGTGGCATTTATGCTGCTGTGGCAGGAATCAAGTCTTGCAATGCCTGGCTTGTGATTGAGG tgGAGAAAGATCCAGCCAAAAAGGCCAAAAAGGCAGTACGGAAAACCACCATTGCTGGAGCCGGCAATGATGAAGAACTGCTGAGAATAGCAAAGGAACAGCAAGAAAGATATCagaaagaaatggaagaaaaagcaCAACTCGCCAAAAAAGCTCAAGAAGAGAAGGAATTGGCGGCTGCAGCTGCCCGAGCAAAGCAAAAGGCAGAGGCTGAGGCCAAAGCTGCAGCAAAGGCAGCGGCTAAAGCCGCAGCAAAGGCAAAGAGAGCAGCCGCAGGCAAAGATGGAGCTGTTAggaaaactaagaaaaaagtAGCTGGTGCTGGGGAAGGATCTGCCGCCAATGGGGCCAGTGGGGCAACAGGGGGCGTTGTAGGTATTGGTGCAGGTAGTGCTGCAGGTGGAGCTGCTGGTGCTGCAGGTGGAGGTGGTGCAGCAGGTAGTCTAGTTGGTGCTGCAGGAGTTAATGGTGGTGCTGCATGTGGAGGTGCCGGAGGTGCTGCAGGTGGGGGTGCAGGGGGTGCTGCAGGAGTTGCTGGTGGTGTTGCAGGAGTTAATGGTGGTGCTGCAGGGGGTGCTGCAGGAGTTGCTGGTGGTGCTGCAGGAGTTGGAGGGAGAGATGGGAGTGGAGCTGCAGGTGGGGCTGGAGGCATTGAGGGTGGAGATGTGGAAGAAGGTTCTGAGGTCGAAAGCGATGAGGATTCATTTGAAGATTCAGATGAGGACATTGAGGGAGAAGGAGTGGGAGCAAAAGGAAgggaaggagaaggagagaagGGGGATGTGGGAGGCGAAGGAGagaaaggagaaggaggagaaaaaggagcGGAGCGGAAAAAACGAGTAAGAGCTGGCCCACTGGTTCCTGATACTGTTATAG ACCCAGGCGTTCACTTTCACGCTGGACTTTCTGATTGCAAAGCCATTATTGGAGAAGCAGCAGAGTTGGAGTGTAAAGTAAGCAGTGAAGAGTGTGTAGGAATCTGGTACAAAGATGGAGCTGAG ATTCAGTCATCTGAGAGTTTAACAATTTCAAAGGAAGGATGTTTCCACAGGCTTAAAATCCACAAAGTCACAGAGGAAAATgctggaaaatataaatttgaagCCGATGGCCGAAAAACCGAGGCTGAAATTGCTGTCGaag ATCCCCCTCGATTTGATAAAGAGGAGCTAGAAGCACTTAAAGCTCCTGTGACTGTAAAGAAGGGACACAAAGCTACTTATAAATTGTCTTACATTGGCCGGGAGCCAATAAAAGTCCAATGGTACCTTGAGGGTGAAGAACTTTCAAGTGAAGGCAATATAAATATTGACACTTCAGATGGAACCAGTCGTTTGCTGCTGATGAAGCTGCAGCGGAAAGACAGCGGTGAAATcaagataaaactgaaaaatgtgtttgggACAATAGAGGCCGTAAGCCAGCTAAATGTACTTG ATAAACCTACATCTCCAATGGGACCTCTGGAGATTGTTGAAGCCTCCTCCTCTGTAATTGATTTCAAGTGGAGACCCCCAAAGGACAGTGGTGGATGCAAGATACAAAACTACATCCTTGAACGACAACAAGTTGGACGGAACACCTGGAAAAAGGTCGGACCAATTGGTCCTGAGGCCAAGTATAGAGACTCCGACGTGGATCATGGTAGGAGATACTGTTATCGTATCAGAGTGGAGACTGAAATAGGAACCAGTGAAATGATGGAAACTGAGGATATTCAGGCTGGAACAAAAG CATATCCTGCACCTCCATCAGCACCAAAGGTTGCCAGTGCCTTTAAGGACTGCATCAACCTCACATGGTCCCCTCCTGCTGACACTGGAGGAACCAGCATTCTGGGATACAACCTGGAAAAACGCAAGAAGGGCAGCAACCTCTGGGGCCAAGTTAATCCCCCAAATGAGATTATTAAAG GTAAAGGATTTGCTGTAAAAGACGTGGTTGAGGGCATGGAGTACGAGTTCCGTGTGTCTGCAATCAATGACTCTGGAGCTGGTGAATTCAGCACTCcatctgagtttgtttttgccagAGACCCTAAAA AGCCTCCTGGTAAAGTGCTTGATTTGAAAGTGACAGATTCCACCTACACAAACTTGTCCCTGTCTTGGAACAAGCCCAAAGACATTAAGGGAGAGGAGGATGAAGCAAAGGGATATTTTGTGGAAATCAGGcctgcagaaaacacagagtGGGATCGATGTAATTCTAATGCAATAACCATGACTACATATACGGTAAAGGGCATGAAGTCAATGGCCATGTACTGGGTGAGAGTTATTGCTACTAATGATGGAGGTGAGGGAGTGCCTCAGGAGCTGGACAATTACATTCTCGCTATGCCGCCTCCTG TAAGACCACGATTCACAGATACCAAAATCAAGAGTTTCATGATTGTGAGAGCAGGAAATTCTGCAAGATTCACCATTAACTTTGAG GCTTCACCATGGCCAGAGGTAACCTGGCTAAAGGATGGCGTGCCAGTGTCTAAAAAGGTCACCATCAGCAATGCTGAGGGTACATCCCAGCTTTTGATTCCTTCAGCAGAACGTTCAGATACCGGCATCTATACCATCATTGTCAAAAACATTGTAGGACAGGAAACATTTAGCATTGAAATTAGAGTCACAG